A section of the Acidobacteriota bacterium genome encodes:
- a CDS encoding M28 family peptidase, which translates to MLDRIQRHLGALIGDRSPLGGPDRLREAESYAERILQAAGLRVTREPIAVAGGAWCNVFGDLGPEGGAPLFVVGAHLDTVRGTPGADDNASGAAALLALAEWAGSRPSPRSHTLRFAAFNLEEWGMAGSLEHAEALRRAGRPVEGMISLEMIGYVDSAPGAQRFPPGMGFGRRRTGDFISVVGNGASRALTAGLARSLGAAGLPVEAASLPASLAMLVGASLSDHSSFWRQGYRAAMVGDTTFYRNPHYHLPTDTLETLSLPFIESVTQGVAGFLELLEGADR; encoded by the coding sequence ATGCTGGATCGGATTCAGCGACACCTCGGCGCGCTGATCGGAGACCGGTCGCCCCTCGGGGGCCCCGATCGCCTTCGCGAGGCCGAGTCGTACGCCGAGAGAATACTCCAGGCGGCGGGTCTCCGCGTAACCCGCGAGCCCATCGCGGTCGCTGGCGGGGCATGGTGCAATGTGTTCGGGGATCTCGGCCCCGAAGGCGGCGCGCCGCTCTTCGTCGTCGGCGCTCACCTCGACACGGTGAGGGGAACGCCCGGGGCCGACGACAACGCGAGCGGGGCCGCGGCCCTCCTCGCTCTCGCCGAGTGGGCCGGATCGCGTCCGTCCCCCCGCTCACACACCCTGAGGTTCGCGGCCTTCAACCTCGAGGAGTGGGGGATGGCAGGGAGCCTGGAGCACGCCGAGGCGTTGCGCCGCGCGGGCCGACCCGTCGAGGGGATGATCTCGCTCGAGATGATCGGCTACGTCGATTCCGCCCCCGGCGCCCAGAGGTTTCCTCCGGGGATGGGATTCGGCCGCCGCCGCACGGGAGACTTCATCTCCGTCGTCGGAAATGGCGCCTCGCGGGCGCTGACGGCAGGGCTCGCCCGATCGCTCGGAGCGGCCGGTCTTCCCGTCGAGGCCGCCAGTCTTCCCGCCAGCCTCGCGATGCTGGTCGGCGCGTCGCTCTCGGACCACTCGTCGTTCTGGCGGCAGGGCTACCGCGCCGCGATGGTCGGCGACACCACCTTTTACCGGAACCCCCACTACCACCTGCCGACGGACACTCTCGAGACGCTCTCACTCCCGTTCATCGAGAGCGTCACGCAGGGGGTCGCCGGGTTTCTCGAGCTGCTCGAGGGGGCGGACCGCTAG
- a CDS encoding trehalose-6-phosphate synthase translates to MSGDRRLVVVSNRLPCVESAAGTGKSEPLAGGLVTALLGVLSRSPGSLWFGWSGRIADPARPASITRQFLDGVELLGCPLSRQEFDRFYLGFCNETLWPLLHCFQGRVRIDLDQERSYREVQARFASVLKPHLRDGDIVWIHDYHLFPLGRELRRLGWHGPIGFFLHTPFPPHEHWQLLPDPRDYLDACLAYDVVGFQLQRYLDNYIYACRKELNARGEGNVLIAGGHVQRVGVYPVGIEPAEFLPGRETSAATERARDLIPTLRDRRLILGVDRLDYTKGIPERILAFEQFLTTYPEWRKKVVYVQIASPSRATVPEYGRQKRRLDAIIGRVNGEMGEHDWTPIRYLYRSYPREFLAELYRDADVMLVTPLRDGMNLVAKEFVASQDRESPGVLVLSRFTGAAEDLLEAIIVNPIVLSDVADGIRTALSMTVSERRRRHAALLARVLMSKSSDWGRRFVDDLAAVRSGAPSNVRPWPDSRPRRASRISSS, encoded by the coding sequence ATGAGCGGCGATCGGCGGCTCGTCGTCGTCTCGAACCGGCTGCCGTGCGTCGAGTCGGCGGCCGGCACGGGGAAGTCCGAGCCGCTCGCGGGGGGGCTCGTGACCGCGCTCCTCGGCGTCCTCTCGCGATCTCCCGGCAGCCTCTGGTTCGGCTGGAGCGGCCGCATCGCCGACCCCGCCCGCCCCGCCTCGATCACCCGGCAGTTCCTCGACGGCGTCGAGTTGCTCGGATGCCCTCTCTCCCGCCAGGAGTTCGATCGCTTCTACCTCGGATTCTGCAACGAGACGCTCTGGCCGCTCCTTCACTGCTTTCAGGGACGCGTCCGGATCGATCTCGATCAGGAGCGGAGCTACCGCGAGGTTCAGGCGCGTTTCGCCTCGGTCCTGAAGCCGCACCTCCGCGACGGCGACATCGTCTGGATTCACGACTACCACCTCTTTCCGCTCGGGAGGGAGCTGCGGCGGCTCGGCTGGCACGGGCCGATCGGATTCTTCCTCCACACGCCGTTCCCGCCGCACGAGCACTGGCAGCTCCTGCCGGATCCCCGCGATTATCTCGACGCGTGTCTCGCCTACGACGTGGTCGGCTTCCAGCTCCAGCGCTACCTCGACAACTACATCTACGCCTGCCGCAAGGAGCTCAACGCCCGGGGGGAGGGGAACGTCCTCATCGCGGGGGGTCACGTCCAGCGCGTCGGCGTCTACCCCGTGGGCATCGAGCCGGCGGAGTTCCTCCCCGGGAGGGAGACCTCCGCGGCCACGGAGCGGGCGCGCGATCTGATCCCGACCCTGCGCGATCGCCGGCTGATCCTCGGCGTCGACCGCCTCGACTACACCAAGGGGATTCCCGAGCGGATCCTCGCCTTCGAGCAATTCCTGACGACGTACCCCGAGTGGAGGAAGAAGGTCGTCTACGTGCAGATCGCCTCGCCGAGCCGTGCCACCGTCCCCGAGTACGGAAGACAGAAGAGGCGCCTCGACGCGATCATCGGACGCGTGAACGGCGAGATGGGCGAGCACGACTGGACCCCCATCCGTTACCTCTATCGCTCCTACCCGCGGGAGTTCCTGGCCGAGCTGTACAGGGACGCCGACGTCATGCTCGTGACCCCGCTCCGTGACGGAATGAACCTGGTGGCGAAGGAGTTCGTCGCCTCCCAGGATCGCGAATCCCCCGGCGTGCTCGTCCTGAGCCGCTTCACCGGCGCCGCGGAGGATCTCCTCGAGGCGATCATCGTCAATCCGATCGTGCTCTCGGACGTCGCCGACGGGATCCGGACGGCCCTCTCGATGACGGTCTCCGAGCGGCGGAGGCGGCATGCCGCGCTCCTCGCGCGGGTGCTGATGTCCAAGTCGAGCGACTGGGGAAGACGGTTCGTGGACGATCTCGCCGCGGTCCGGTCCGGCGCGCCGTCGAATGTCCGTCCGTGGCCGGATTCGCGGCCACGGAGGGCGTCACGCATCTCTTCGTCCTAG
- the otsB gene encoding trehalose-phosphatase: MMELEESRGALGGIPASFWAAARAAEHRLLSLDYDGTLAPFRTDRHEAVPFPHSMSALSKIVRSGATTVAVVSGRPVEELDAFIGGLGVMLVGECGWEEMLSPGVMVAHHVDRRDGDALDRATGAVAFRLWSRRLERKRASVMLHTRGLGASEAEEILRECESRWLAIAAESGLRLTRVDGGLELRVPGRDKGTTVQEILRRSPAGTFPVHVGDDVADEEAFSALEGTGLGVRIAGSDTPTRAHGRLASWIDLPLFLRRWLDVVERDAAS; encoded by the coding sequence ATGATGGAGCTCGAAGAGAGCCGCGGAGCGCTCGGCGGCATCCCGGCATCGTTCTGGGCCGCGGCCCGCGCGGCGGAGCACCGCCTCCTGAGCCTCGACTACGACGGCACGCTCGCCCCGTTTCGGACCGATCGGCACGAAGCGGTCCCGTTTCCCCACTCGATGAGCGCCCTGTCGAAGATCGTCCGATCGGGCGCCACGACCGTGGCCGTCGTGTCGGGTCGTCCGGTCGAGGAGCTCGACGCGTTCATCGGCGGGCTCGGCGTGATGCTCGTGGGCGAGTGCGGGTGGGAGGAGATGCTCTCGCCCGGAGTGATGGTCGCGCACCACGTCGACCGCCGGGACGGGGACGCGCTCGACCGCGCCACCGGCGCCGTCGCCTTCCGGCTCTGGAGCCGGCGGCTCGAGCGCAAACGGGCGTCCGTGATGCTTCACACGCGCGGACTCGGGGCGTCGGAGGCCGAGGAGATTCTGAGGGAGTGCGAGAGCCGCTGGCTCGCGATCGCCGCGGAGTCGGGGCTGAGGCTCACGCGCGTCGACGGCGGCCTCGAGCTCCGCGTCCCGGGGCGCGACAAGGGGACCACCGTGCAGGAGATCCTGCGTCGATCGCCGGCGGGTACCTTCCCGGTGCACGTCGGAGACGACGTCGCCGACGAGGAGGCGTTCTCCGCACTCGAGGGGACGGGGCTCGGCGTGCGCATCGCGGGCTCCGACACGCCGACGCGCGCGCACGGGCGCCTGGCGTCGTGGATCGACCTCCCCCTCTTCCTCCGCCGATGGCTCGACGTCGTCGAGCGGGACGCCGCCTCATGA
- a CDS encoding glycosyltransferase, with protein MRVALDDYAEAAGPEAVQQIRELARPLRGKSVVHVNSTRIGGGVAEILARLVPLMADLGLDARWEVIDGTPEFFSVTKSLHNALQGDSVTISTRQLDVYQEVSRRNAESLRDRLKDADYVFIHDPQPAALLQHFADRRGKWVWRCHIDVSRPFRQVWKILRGFIRPYDASVFSLAAFAQPLSHPQYLIAPSIDPLSEKNIPLDAGDVEEIALGFDLEPSRPVILQVSRFDRFKDPVGVIRAYRLVKPHIPIQLVLAGGTADDDPEGAEVLSEVRAEAGDDPDIHVLELPPDSHRAINALQRHATLVLQKSTREGFGLTVTEAMWKEKAVIGGETGGIPLQVVNYHTGFLVSSPEGAALRMRYLLSRPELMATMGRKGRRFVRENFLLTRHLREYLTLILGLHYGASESVEIR; from the coding sequence ATGAGGGTCGCCCTGGACGACTACGCCGAGGCGGCCGGCCCCGAGGCCGTCCAGCAGATCCGTGAGCTCGCGAGGCCTCTCAGGGGCAAGTCCGTCGTGCACGTGAACTCCACCCGGATCGGCGGCGGGGTCGCGGAGATCCTCGCGCGGCTGGTGCCGCTGATGGCCGATCTCGGACTCGACGCCCGATGGGAGGTGATCGACGGGACGCCGGAGTTCTTCTCGGTGACCAAGAGCCTCCACAACGCCCTGCAGGGGGACAGCGTGACGATCTCGACGCGCCAGCTCGACGTCTACCAGGAGGTGAGCCGGCGCAACGCCGAATCGCTGCGGGACCGGCTGAAGGACGCGGACTACGTGTTCATCCACGACCCGCAGCCCGCCGCGCTTCTGCAGCACTTTGCGGATCGGCGCGGCAAGTGGGTCTGGCGGTGCCACATCGACGTGAGCCGGCCGTTCCGGCAGGTCTGGAAAATCCTTCGCGGCTTCATCCGTCCCTACGACGCCAGCGTCTTCTCGCTCGCGGCGTTCGCGCAGCCCCTCTCCCACCCGCAGTACCTCATCGCGCCGAGCATCGATCCGCTGAGCGAGAAGAACATCCCTCTCGACGCGGGCGACGTCGAGGAGATCGCCCTCGGCTTCGATCTGGAACCCTCGCGCCCGGTGATCCTCCAGGTCTCGCGGTTCGATCGGTTCAAGGACCCCGTCGGCGTGATCCGCGCCTACCGGCTCGTGAAACCGCACATCCCGATCCAGCTCGTGCTGGCGGGGGGAACCGCCGACGACGACCCCGAGGGAGCGGAGGTTCTCTCGGAGGTCCGCGCCGAGGCGGGGGACGACCCGGACATCCACGTTCTCGAGCTCCCCCCCGATTCCCACCGGGCGATCAACGCCCTCCAGCGGCACGCCACGCTCGTCCTCCAGAAGTCGACGCGCGAGGGGTTCGGGCTGACCGTCACCGAGGCCATGTGGAAGGAGAAGGCGGTGATCGGCGGGGAGACGGGGGGCATCCCCCTCCAGGTCGTGAACTACCACACGGGGTTCCTCGTGAGCAGCCCCGAGGGAGCGGCCCTGAGGATGCGCTACCTGCTCAGCCGCCCGGAGCTGATGGCCACGATGGGGAGGAAGGGGCGCCGGTTCGTCCGCGAGAATTTCCTCCTGACCCGCCACCTCCGCGAATACCTCACCCTCATCCTCGGCCTGCACTACGGCGCGAGCGAAAGCGTGGAGATCCGATGA
- a CDS encoding phosphoketolase family protein, translating into MSPIDRYRRAANYLAAAQIYLQANPLLEEPLRPEHIKPRLLGHWGTSPGINFVYAHLNRLILETDASVLLVTGPGHGAAANLANMYLEGTLAEYFPELTHGREGLARFLSWFSWPDRFASHLNPGLPGVIHEGGELGYALATAFGAALDNPDLLVACIVGDGEAETGPTATAWHAAKFVNAATDGAVLPILHVNGFKISSPTIFGTMDDGELTALFTGYGYSVHIVDLAKEGEAIDAAMAAAVATAHGEIRSLQKSARAGRPADRPRWPMIVLRTPKGWTGPKEIEGKVVEGCFRAHQVPGIELKTKPAQLAAVEKWLRSYKPAELFDAAGRPAADILALCPRGDRRIAQNPHAFGGKIRKPLHLPALEQRALRLESRGAARAGSMGELGKYLKEVVTLNAAERNFRIVCPDELESNRLGAVLDVTERQYAWPVPSSAEHVARDGRVLEILSEHTCQGWLQGYLLTGRHGVFPCYEAFLPIVDGMMNQYAKFLKTSLEAPWRLPVSSLNYLLTSESWRQDHNGYSHQGPGFINNLMTKKGHTYRIYLPPDANCLLSTADHCLRSTNYINLIIAGKQPMPQWLSMDEAIEHCRVGASVWRWAGTHDGEDPQIVLAGCGDNLTLEVMAAAQMLRESVPEWRVRVVNVTDLMTLGIPQKYPHGLDEGRFERLFPPAVPVVFNFHGYTAAIKQLLFERPGNERFDINGYREEGTTTTPFDMQVRNRTSRFHLVTQAAQTMAARHPGVGARAEELVRACEKSLADHRAYICERGEDPAEITKWEWSGR; encoded by the coding sequence ATGAGCCCGATCGACCGCTACCGCCGCGCGGCGAACTACCTCGCCGCGGCGCAGATCTATCTCCAGGCCAATCCGCTTCTCGAGGAGCCGCTGCGCCCCGAGCACATCAAGCCGCGCCTTCTCGGGCACTGGGGGACGAGCCCGGGGATCAACTTCGTCTACGCGCACCTGAACCGCCTCATCCTCGAGACGGACGCGAGCGTCCTCCTGGTGACCGGACCCGGGCACGGGGCGGCGGCCAACCTCGCGAACATGTACCTCGAGGGGACCCTGGCCGAGTACTTCCCCGAGCTGACGCACGGTCGCGAGGGGCTCGCCCGCTTCCTGTCGTGGTTCTCGTGGCCCGATCGCTTCGCGAGCCATCTCAATCCCGGGCTCCCGGGGGTCATCCACGAGGGAGGCGAGCTGGGCTACGCCCTCGCCACCGCCTTCGGCGCGGCCCTCGACAACCCCGACCTCCTCGTCGCCTGCATCGTGGGCGACGGTGAGGCGGAGACGGGGCCGACCGCGACGGCCTGGCACGCCGCGAAGTTCGTGAACGCCGCGACGGACGGCGCGGTCCTCCCCATCCTCCACGTGAACGGGTTCAAGATCTCGTCGCCGACGATCTTCGGCACGATGGACGACGGGGAGCTGACCGCGCTTTTCACCGGCTACGGCTACTCGGTCCACATCGTCGACCTCGCGAAGGAGGGGGAGGCGATCGACGCGGCGATGGCGGCGGCGGTCGCCACCGCGCACGGCGAGATCCGCTCCCTCCAGAAGTCGGCGCGCGCCGGGCGCCCCGCCGATCGGCCGCGCTGGCCGATGATCGTCCTCCGGACGCCGAAGGGATGGACGGGGCCGAAGGAGATCGAAGGCAAGGTGGTCGAAGGGTGCTTCCGCGCCCACCAGGTTCCCGGGATCGAGCTCAAGACCAAGCCGGCGCAGCTCGCCGCGGTGGAGAAGTGGCTCCGTTCCTACAAGCCCGCCGAGCTCTTCGACGCCGCCGGGCGGCCGGCGGCCGACATCCTGGCCCTCTGCCCGCGGGGCGACCGACGCATCGCGCAGAACCCGCACGCGTTCGGCGGGAAGATCCGAAAGCCGTTGCACCTTCCCGCGCTCGAACAGCGCGCCCTGCGCCTCGAGAGTCGCGGCGCGGCGCGCGCCGGATCGATGGGCGAGCTGGGGAAGTACCTCAAGGAGGTCGTCACCCTCAACGCCGCCGAGCGCAACTTCCGCATCGTCTGCCCCGACGAGCTCGAGTCGAACCGCCTCGGCGCCGTCCTCGACGTCACGGAGCGCCAGTACGCGTGGCCGGTGCCGTCGTCGGCCGAGCACGTCGCGAGGGACGGCCGCGTCCTCGAGATCCTCAGCGAGCACACCTGCCAGGGGTGGCTCCAGGGGTACCTCCTCACGGGGCGGCACGGCGTCTTCCCCTGTTACGAGGCCTTCCTGCCGATCGTGGACGGGATGATGAACCAGTACGCGAAGTTCCTGAAGACTTCTCTCGAAGCCCCGTGGCGCCTCCCGGTCTCCTCTCTCAACTACCTCCTCACCTCCGAGAGCTGGCGGCAGGATCACAACGGCTACTCGCACCAGGGGCCGGGGTTCATCAACAACCTGATGACCAAGAAGGGGCACACGTACCGCATCTACCTCCCCCCCGACGCGAACTGCCTCCTGTCCACGGCCGATCACTGTCTCCGGAGCACGAACTACATCAATTTGATCATCGCCGGGAAGCAGCCGATGCCGCAGTGGCTGTCGATGGACGAGGCGATCGAGCACTGCCGCGTCGGCGCGTCGGTCTGGCGCTGGGCCGGCACGCACGACGGCGAGGATCCGCAGATCGTCCTCGCGGGGTGCGGCGACAACCTCACTCTCGAGGTGATGGCGGCGGCGCAGATGCTCCGTGAGTCCGTCCCGGAGTGGCGCGTCCGCGTCGTCAACGTCACGGATCTCATGACGCTCGGCATCCCGCAGAAGTACCCGCACGGCCTCGACGAGGGGCGGTTCGAGCGCCTCTTCCCGCCGGCCGTCCCCGTCGTCTTCAACTTCCACGGCTACACCGCCGCGATCAAGCAGCTTCTCTTCGAGCGCCCGGGAAACGAACGGTTCGACATCAACGGCTACCGCGAGGAGGGGACGACGACCACCCCCTTCGACATGCAGGTGCGGAACCGCACGAGCCGGTTCCACCTCGTCACCCAGGCGGCGCAGACGATGGCGGCGCGCCACCCCGGCGTCGGGGCGCGCGCCGAGGAGCTGGTCCGCGCGTGCGAGAAGTCGCTGGCGGATCACCGCGCCTACATCTGCGAGCGCGGCGAGGACCCGGCGGAGATCACGAAGTGGGAGTGGAGCGGGAGGTGA
- a CDS encoding DUF2283 domain-containing protein, protein MEAPLTVEYDKVGDILYINKCSPYAEQESDELEYGVVARLNPTSRDVENLEILFFSRRIANGETLRLPVLADFHLPHTA, encoded by the coding sequence ATGGAAGCGCCCCTGACCGTCGAGTACGACAAGGTCGGTGACATCCTTTACATTAACAAGTGTTCCCCCTACGCCGAGCAGGAGTCGGACGAGCTCGAGTACGGCGTCGTCGCGCGCCTGAACCCGACGTCGAGGGACGTCGAAAACCTCGAGATACTCTTCTTCTCCCGCAGAATCGCGAATGGGGAGACGCTTCGTCTCCCCGTGCTCGCTGATTTCCATCTCCCGCACACTGCCTGA